In Bicyclus anynana chromosome 13, ilBicAnyn1.1, whole genome shotgun sequence, a genomic segment contains:
- the LOC112052383 gene encoding putative 115 kDa protein in type-1 retrotransposable element R1DM has translation MSPKKAPGADGLTSDICNRAYKTNPRILIGIYNKCLELAYFPKSWKVATIKILPKPQKPDYSIPKAYRPIGLLPILGKALEKLFANRILWYLGNQNALNPKQYGFMPQKSTEDALYEAVSKIEKAIKGKKIAVAVSLDIEGAFDNAWWPAVKNQLLVKKLDPALIQLVSSYLSERGIEIRYSGERAVKRTTKGCIQGSTCGPLLWNLLLDSLLEKTSGMKVYLQAFADDILLIGVGDDGKNIEEDINSALKIILAWGRDNKLNFAPHKTQATLFTKKLKFQNPRLTIDNTVIQLQEHLKILGLTLDKNLNYLKHLDETTGKAINLFKAVSKTARAHWGLNPDIIRTIYISVVEPTILYAANVWAVKSQTVQVKKRLDRINRMFGILICKGHKTISGTSAKILGGLLPLDLRSLEKKSLYEAKRTKQIDQLPGRPMEIKASPFSLPHPALRTTIPFDCVENQEQVEEVSKNEPCIFTDGSKIEGKVGAAISVWVEGKEVHYKLYPLEGYCSVYQAELVAVRGALETIASKNYLQKSHIFCDSRAALQSLSNPQNLNPIVVEIRDIGRNLCRSGKQVQFHWIRAHVGTEGNERADNLAKTAATKSKTRKVYDRFPVSLAKHLIRANTISTWQDIYNSEVTGVTSRTFFPNVKQAYKTLDHIKMDNLKAQILTGHGGFKSYLFRFKLAADPFCSCDNATLETIEHLLTECPRFSLLRHDCESKMGLALVTNNLYVAINSEKFRSCFMAYACQVARIAARANGSKV, from the coding sequence ATGAGCCCGAAGAAAGCGCCCGGTGCCGACGGCCTAACATCAGACATCTGTAACAGGGCTTATAAAACAAATCCTCGGATCCTGATCGGCATCTACAATAAATGCCTAGAGTTGGCCTATTTCCCGAAGAGCTGGAAAGTGGCTACCATCAAGATATTGCCAAAACCCCAAAAGCCAGACTATTCCATCCCAAAAGCATACAGACCGATCGGCCTTCTCCCAATCCTTGGAAAAGCCCTAGAAAAATTATTTGCCAATAGAATCCTATGGTACCTGGGGAACCAAAATGCTTTAAACCCAAAACAGTACGGTTTCATGCCCCAAAAATCTACTGAGGACGCACTCTACGAGGCAGTGAGCAAAATAGAAAAGGCAATAAAAGGGAAGAAAATAGCTGTCGCGGTCTCTTTGGACATAGAAGGGGCCTTTGACAATGCTTGGTGGCCGGCGGTGAAGAACCAACTCCTCGTTAAAAAACTGGATCCTGCCCTGATTCAGTTGGTATCCAGTTACCTTTCCGAGCGAGGAATAGAAATCAGATATTCAGGGGAACGGGCAGTCAAACGCACGACAAAAGGATGCATTCAAGGCTCGACATGCGGCCCCCTCTTATGGAATCTGTTGCTCGACAGTCTGTTGGAAAAGACCTCTGGAATGAAAGTGTACCTACAGGCGTTCGCAGACGACATCCTCCTGATCGGAGTCGGCGATGACGGCAAAAACATAGAAGAAGACATTAACAGTGCACTAAAAATAATCCTTGCGTGGGGCAGAGACAACAAATTGAATTTTGCACCCCACAAGACGCAGGCAACCCTATTCACCAAAAAACTGAAATTCCAGAACCCAAGACTAACCATAGATAACACCGTCATACAGTTACAGGAACACCTTAAAATCCTAGGGTTAACTCTTGACAAAAACCTAAACTACCTAAAGCACTTAGACGAGACCACTGGCAAGGCGATAAATCTATTCAAGGCAGTCTCAAAAACAGCTAGAGCACACTGGGGCTTAAACCCTGACATAATCCGCACCATCTATATATCAGTCGTGGAACCCACCATCTTATATGCAGCAAACGTCTGGGCAGTCAAATCTCAAACCGTGCAAGTTAAGAAACGACTCGACCGTATAAATAGGATGTTCGGGATTTTAATTTGCAAAGGTCACAAAACCATATCAGGGACCTCCGCGAAGATACTGGGCGGCCTGTTACCCCTAGACCTGAGATCTTTAGAAAAGAAAAGTCTCTATGAAGCGAAGAGAACCAAACAGATTGATCAGCTGCCTGGAAGGCCCATGGAAATCAAAGCAAGTCCCTTCTCTCTACCTCATCCCGCACTGAGAACCACAATTCCTTTTGACTGCGTGGAAAACCAGGAGCAGGTCGAAGAAGTCAGCAAAAATGAACCTTGTATCTTCACCGATGGAAGTAAAATAGAAGGCAAGGTAGGAGCTGCAATCTCAGTATGGGTCGAAGGGAAAGAAGTGCACTATAAGCTATACCCCCTAGAAGGTTATTGCTCGGTCTATCAGGCTGAACTGGTCGCTGTACGAGGAGCGTTAGAGACTATCGCTTCTAAGAATTATCTACAGAAGTCCCACATCTTCTGTGACTCTCGGGCTGCACTTCAGAGCCTATCAAACCCGCAGAATTTAAACCCTATAGTGGTAGAAATAAGAGATATAGGGAGAAACTTATGTAGATCAGGCAAACAAGTGCAGTTCCACTGGATCCGAGCTCACGTGGGAACAGAAGGTAACGAGCGCGCAGACAACCTTGCAAAAACTGCAGCTACAAAGTCAAAAACCCGGAAAGTCTACGACAGGTTCCCTGTGTCCCTCGCCAAGCACCTCATCAGGGCAAACACAATAAGCACATGGCAAGATATCTACAACTCCGAAGTAACAGGTGTCACCTCCAGAACGTTTTTCCCAAACGTGAAACAGGCATACAAAACTCTCGACCATATCAAGATGGATAACCTGAAAGCACAAATTCTCACAGGACACGGCGGCTTCAAGTCTTACTTATTCAGGTTCAAGCTGGCAGCAGACCCATTTTGTTCCTGCGATAATGCTACGCTTGAAACTATAGAGCATCTGCTAACTGAGTGTCCACGGTTCTCCTTACTAAGACATGACTGTGAGAGCAAAATGGGACTGGCGCTAGTGACTAATAACTTGTACGTTGCGATCAACAGTGAAAAGTTCAGATCCTGCTTCATGGCCTACGCGTGCCAGGTAGCACGGATCGCCGCCCGAGCGAATGGGTCTAAAGTGTAA